CACATTGGCGCCGGCGGCAAGTGTGATGGTATGGGCTACCTGCGCGCCAGGGCTCAACGCGAAAAATGCAACCTGAGAAACGATATGGCCTGTACCAGTTGTGGTGAGTGCGGTAAAAAACCTTCCAAAATGCATCCATAATGGACTATGTTCAGCAGGTTCGACCCGCTTTAAAACTTACAGGACTACCCCACAAAGGAGTAAAGCAATGAAGGCAAAGAAACTAAGCAGAAAGGGAACCATTATGCGTTCCAGGATCATCCACGCTGCTATGAAGGTATTTGCCGCATATGGATTTAAGGGTGCATCGACATCAATTATAGCAAAGGAAGCCGGCATAGAAAGCAGTCATATATTTATTTACTTTAAATCAAAGAAAGAACTTTACCTTACAGTATTGGAAAAGTTTACAAAGGACCAGCACAAGTTTATTTTTAATCCATATTACTTTTCTATAAAAAATGATCCCGAACTGCAGGTTCGCACCTTATTATCCAATTGGATATTATTTCTGGCTCACAACCCTGATTATCTCAGGCTTTATCGTTGGGAAATCAGTAATGGCAACTCCTTTTTACTCCAACTGAAATCCAAACCACTGATAAGCAAGGACCCATTCACTGTAGAATTATACAAAGTACTCTGTGAAGGAGTGGACAAGGGAGTATTTAACCCCACCGCCAAAAGGGTGGAAACCTTTGTTTCCCTAAACAATATATGTTTTGGCCTGTTCGTGAGAATGGAATTCTTTCAAGAACTGGGCTTGGACGTCGTAAAGTTAGCTAAGGCGGATGCCAATTACAGGAATTACATTATTGACCTCTGCCTGAAGCTGGTCAAGTGCTGAGAAAGATTAAATATTTATTTATACTTCAACGCATCGCGCAGCTTGATAAAGGCTTTTAATATACCCGTAGAAGCGTGCATCAAACTCTCTATATTTTGGGACGTGCAGTCATCGACCAGTTTTTGCCCGTATTCATGCACCTTACGATGCGGTTCATCAATTTCCTTAAACGCCTCTATGTGACCGTAACGCTCCCTGTTCTCATCATACCATTTGCCAAAGGCGCATTCGTGATAATTGGTTACCCTGGTACCGTTTCCTGCTTCTGATATTATTTTTTTTAAGAAATTGGCATGGTCAACAAGTTTGTTGGCCAGGATGTTGGCAGTGGTACCGCTGTCTGAAATTTTAAGGCTGGGACCGATTATCTGCCCTAAATAATTGGATTCCCTGGTTAACACATTAATCACATAGTCCGTCGTTAAAGATAATTCTTCGGCCATATCGGATAGTTTCTCAGCTGTGGCCGTGTTCTCTTCCGTGGCGTTTGTTATATTCTCCACCATTGTGGCGCATTCCCCTACGTGGGCACTACTTTC
The Desulfallas thermosapovorans DSM 6562 DNA segment above includes these coding regions:
- a CDS encoding TetR/AcrR family transcriptional regulator is translated as MKAKKLSRKGTIMRSRIIHAAMKVFAAYGFKGASTSIIAKEAGIESSHIFIYFKSKKELYLTVLEKFTKDQHKFIFNPYYFSIKNDPELQVRTLLSNWILFLAHNPDYLRLYRWEISNGNSFLLQLKSKPLISKDPFTVELYKVLCEGVDKGVFNPTAKRVETFVSLNNICFGLFVRMEFFQELGLDVVKLAKADANYRNYIIDLCLKLVKC